The Tistrella bauzanensis DNA window CCTCGGTGACGCCATCGGTATAGACCAGAAGGTCATCGCCGGGCATGAGGTCCAGCGCCATGGCCCGATAGGGCATGTCCTCGATCACACCCAGCGCCGGACCGCAGACCGTGGTCAGCGCTTCCGGGGCTGCCCCCTTGCGCAAGAGCAGTGGCGGGTTGTGGCCGGCATTGCAGTATTCCAGCCGGCCACTGGCCAGATCCAGCCGGCCGCAGAACAGGGTGACGAACATCGTGTTCGGATTGTCACGCGCCAGCATGTCATTCACCTCGGCCAGCATGCCCGCCGGGCTGAGGCCCTTCTCGGCCGACGTCTTCAACAGCGTCCGGGTGATCGCCATGAACAGCGCCGCCGGCACGCCCTTGCCTGAAACGTCGCCGACGACGAAATAGAAATAGCGGTCCTCGGCAAAGAAGAAGTCGAACAGATCGCCGCCGACTTCCTTGGCCGAGATCAGCCGTGCGTTCAGGTTGATTTCCGGCCGGCCGGGGAAGGGCGGGAAGGTCTTGGGCAGCAGGCCTTCCTGAATGTCTCGCGCCGCCGCCAGTTCACCTTCGATGCGCATCCGCTCTTCGGTGATCTTGATCAGCTCGCGGATCTTCTCGCGCAGCGTACGGTCCATGAAGGCGAAGGCGCCGGCCAGCCGGCCAATTTCGTCGCGCCGGTCGTCGATCAGCCGGGCAAGATCGGCGTCGGGCTCGGCATCGCGGGTGAAGTCCTGCGACGACAGCGCCCGGACCCGCACCTCCAGCCGGCGCAACGGCCGGACCAGCAGGCCCGACAGGGGATAGGCCGCCAGAAACGACAACACCAGCACGCTGCCCAGCAGCAGGGCCTGATTGCGCGTCACCTCATGTGCCGGCCCCAGAATGTCGTCGCGCGACAGCACCAGCGCCACCCGCCAGTCCAGCGGGCGGAACAGATAAGCATAGAGCACCAGGTCGCCGGCGTCATCGGGCGGGGCGATGCCCATCGTGCGCTGTCGTGGCAGATCGCCCGGCAGCATATGGAACAGATCGCCACAGCCACCGGCACCAGTGGTGACCGCGGCACAGGCCGCATCGCCGCCCTGGGGGGCGATCACCATCTGGCCGGCGCCATCGAAGATCATCGCCCGGCCGCGATCGCCCAGCCGCAGCGCGTGAACGCTGGTGGTCAGATCGCGGATCATCTGGTCGATCTGGGCATCGGCGGCGCGTTGGACATCCTCGGCATCGGCGATGATCGCCACAGTCCAGTCCCAGGGGGCAAAGCCGCGGAAAAAACCGAATTTCAGCCGGGTGCTGGTCTCGTCCAGGCTGGGGCGTTCGAAGGTCGAGAAGGTATTGCCATAGGTCAGCACATCCGCGCGCGCAGCGGCAAAGGTCGGCCGGCCTTTCATGTCGACGCCGTCGAGCAGGGTCTGACCAAGCCGGGCGATGTCGGGATGCACCAGCATCCGCATCTGGCTGTCATAGACCAGAATATAGCGGGTTTCGCTGCGCGGCTGGCTGACCAGCCAGTCGAGCGCCGCGTTTCGCGCCTCGGTCTCGGACATCCGCC harbors:
- a CDS encoding SpoIIE family protein phosphatase, with the translated sequence MLRFHSLRVAVFLGVALILGVTAGVILPSTTILLERSFVAERDREARNTVDLFATSLRERFQALIRQKVDTVEQRKRSLEDHGNQVVSVLQSFRGMAATGRMSETEARNAALDWLVSQPRSETRYILVYDSQMRMLVHPDIARLGQTLLDGVDMKGRPTFAAARADVLTYGNTFSTFERPSLDETSTRLKFGFFRGFAPWDWTVAIIADAEDVQRAADAQIDQMIRDLTTSVHALRLGDRGRAMIFDGAGQMVIAPQGGDAACAAVTTGAGGCGDLFHMLPGDLPRQRTMGIAPPDDAGDLVLYAYLFRPLDWRVALVLSRDDILGPAHEVTRNQALLLGSVLVLSFLAAYPLSGLLVRPLRRLEVRVRALSSQDFTRDAEPDADLARLIDDRRDEIGRLAGAFAFMDRTLREKIRELIKITEERMRIEGELAAARDIQEGLLPKTFPPFPGRPEINLNARLISAKEVGGDLFDFFFAEDRYFYFVVGDVSGKGVPAALFMAITRTLLKTSAEKGLSPAGMLAEVNDMLARDNPNTMFVTLFCGRLDLASGRLEYCNAGHNPPLLLRKGAAPEALTTVCGPALGVIEDMPYRAMALDLMPGDDLLVYTDGVTEAHNPQNVLYGEPRLFGIAEPGMQGDPAGFVDRLFDDITEFVDGAAQSDDITVFALHYAGPAEAASNPPAALRSIG